One segment of Spiroplasma kunkelii CR2-3x DNA contains the following:
- a CDS encoding single-stranded DNA-binding protein — MFQLAVTRPHAIQKETDFIPCQVWNKQAIVLQQYCQKGSQIAITGILQSFKDKDNKINWMVKVYSYEFLHTNNDLKKDNLSEKPKEKIEFNSSDTKKLFNNDSWINIDNEIILWN, encoded by the coding sequence ATGTTTCAATTAGCAGTAACAAGACCACATGCAATTCAAAAAGAAACCGATTTTATTCCTTGTCAAGTTTGAAATAAACAAGCAATTGTATTACAACAATATTGTCAAAAAGGTAGTCAAATTGCAATTACGGGTATTTTACAATCTTTTAAAGATAAAGATAATAAAATAAATTGAATGGTAAAAGTTTATAGTTATGAATTTTTACATACAAATAATGATTTAAAAAAAGATAATTTATCTGAAAAACCAAAAGAAAAAATAGAATTTAATTCATCTGATACAAAAAAATTATTTAATAATGATAGTTGAATAAATATTGATAATGAAATAATTTTATGAAATTAG
- a CDS encoding transcription antitermination factor NusB encodes MSKRQERINIINLLYRHFVLQHDILTTKQEAYDFSQMVTTSTETIQVEKILANLSDIIVKINQHLKPEWNFARLSNYHKAVLVYGVYEICYKQLAKAIVINESLEILKLYGEDTDFSYINSVLDQVSFLKYKN; translated from the coding sequence GTGTCAAAACGTCAAGAACGCATTAATATTATTAATTTGTTATATCGTCACTTTGTTTTACAACATGATATTTTAACAACAAAGCAAGAAGCATATGATTTTTCACAAATGGTAACAACTTCTACGGAAACAATTCAAGTTGAGAAAATATTAGCAAATCTATCAGATATTATTGTGAAAATTAATCAACATTTAAAACCAGAATGAAATTTTGCTCGCTTAAGTAATTATCATAAGGCTGTTTTAGTATATGGAGTTTATGAAATTTGTTATAAACAATTAGCAAAGGCAATTGTCATTAATGAAAGTTTAGAAATTTTAAAATTATATGGCGAAGATACTGATTTTAGTTACATTAATTCAGTCTTAGATCAAGTTTCATTTCTAAAATATAAGAATTAG
- the ruvX gene encoding Holliday junction resolvase RuvX, with protein sequence MVKYYLGVDVGSKTLGLATSRGVIASGYGVYRFPENDFAQAAQYLAELITTNQFSDIIIGYPKNMNNTIGPRALMVNDFVDILKPLLEATITIYLVDERLTTRQAHQIMFEANLSRQKRKQKKDSLAAQLILEAYLQQK encoded by the coding sequence ATGGTTAAGTATTATTTGGGAGTTGATGTTGGTAGTAAAACACTAGGCTTAGCAACAAGTCGGGGAGTGATTGCAAGTGGGTATGGTGTTTATCGCTTTCCAGAAAATGATTTTGCACAAGCAGCGCAATATTTAGCGGAGTTAATTACAACAAACCAATTTAGTGATATTATTATTGGCTATCCAAAAAATATGAATAATACAATTGGACCTCGTGCTTTAATGGTTAATGATTTTGTTGATATTTTAAAACCATTATTAGAAGCAACGATAACAATTTACTTAGTTGATGAACGGTTAACAACACGTCAAGCTCATCAAATAATGTTTGAAGCAAATCTTTCGCGCCAAAAACGAAAACAAAAAAAAGATAGTTTAGCAGCGCAATTAATTTTAGAAGCATATTTACAACAGAAATAA
- the alaS gene encoding alanine--tRNA ligase yields the protein MTKFTANAIRRMWLDFFRSKDHYELPSVSLIPVDDPSLLWINSGVATLKPYFDGRKTPSSPRLINSQKSIRTNDIENVGYTARHHTLFEMLGNFSIGDYFKKEAIMYAWEFLTDKKWIGFDPAKLYVTIYKDDKEAYEIWRNVIGLSDERIIKGDKDTNFWEIGTGPCGPNTEIFYDRGEKYDPEQLGLKLLQDDLENDRYLEVWNIVFSQYNNNGDGTYTDLPRKNIDTGAGLERITSIIQETPTNFETDLFMPIIKAIEKLVNGKYHYDETALFNNDSEQLKINTAFKVIADHIRAVTFAIADGAFPGNKDRGYVIRRLIRRASLYGKKIDLTEPFLFKLVGTVVNIMQEYYSYLVEKQPIVEQVVLDEENKFLRTLEQGNKLFNEVKTKYGTISKEHAFRLFESYGFPIELIEEEAHESGISVDRVGFDELLENAKTISRTNQKDIKAIHLQSELFTKLDVASQFVGYEDEQVNNTEIVFMFADDKPVTKLTNTTGYIILKETPFYAEKGGQAADHGLILKDNTTAYVIDVKQGPNKQHLHFVKVEGTLKIGDFVNASIDSDRRFYTRKNHSGTHLIHAALREVLGNHVMQTGSYNDDERLRIDITHNQAITPAEIIDVEVSVTKAIKAAIPCEVIYTDMQTALDVHHALAFFTEKYDAEVRIVKFGTYSCELCGGTHVTNSQDIEDLLVTGLESKGVGTFRINAITSNKTIASYLNEQFLKEKTEAINYFDKYNQGKKALLDQRLEQTWEQISNLTVSKTNWKQLKELVAQFKEDFKHWQKKYDNILIQQFVKQYNTLLPQTKNGINVLTHQFTAKVDINALKVLIDDYKVRYQNLLFFFVDVSDEKQSTLIVGVSDDLHDRYQAGKIIQQLNSLLGGKGGGNNSVAQSGFNNKDKTLLVKLFADPLEFLKHHG from the coding sequence ATGACAAAATTTACAGCAAATGCAATTCGAAGAATGTGGTTAGATTTTTTTCGCAGTAAGGATCATTATGAATTACCTTCAGTATCATTAATTCCTGTTGATGATCCGTCATTATTATGAATTAACTCTGGTGTGGCGACGTTAAAGCCATATTTTGATGGGCGAAAAACACCATCATCACCACGCTTGATAAATTCACAAAAATCAATTCGAACTAATGATATTGAAAATGTTGGTTATACAGCACGTCATCATACTTTGTTTGAAATGCTTGGTAATTTTTCAATTGGTGATTACTTTAAAAAAGAAGCAATTATGTATGCTTGAGAATTTTTAACTGATAAAAAATGAATTGGGTTTGATCCTGCCAAATTATATGTCACAATTTATAAAGATGATAAAGAAGCTTATGAAATTTGACGCAATGTAATTGGTTTAAGTGATGAACGAATTATTAAAGGTGATAAGGATACTAATTTTTGAGAAATTGGGACCGGACCGTGCGGACCTAATACCGAAATTTTTTATGATCGTGGGGAAAAATATGATCCTGAGCAATTAGGATTAAAGTTATTACAAGATGATTTAGAAAATGATCGTTATTTGGAAGTTTGAAATATTGTTTTTTCACAATATAATAATAATGGTGATGGAACATATACTGACTTACCACGAAAAAATATTGATACTGGTGCTGGATTAGAACGAATTACTTCAATTATTCAAGAAACACCAACTAATTTTGAAACTGATTTGTTTATGCCAATTATTAAAGCGATTGAAAAATTAGTAAATGGAAAATATCATTATGATGAAACAGCATTGTTTAACAATGATTCAGAACAATTAAAAATTAATACTGCATTTAAAGTAATTGCTGATCATATTCGGGCAGTTACTTTTGCAATTGCTGATGGTGCTTTTCCGGGAAATAAAGATCGCGGTTATGTTATTCGGCGTTTAATTCGTCGTGCTAGTTTATATGGGAAAAAAATTGATTTAACAGAACCATTTTTATTTAAATTAGTGGGAACAGTAGTTAACATTATGCAAGAATATTATTCTTATTTAGTTGAAAAACAACCAATTGTTGAACAAGTTGTGTTAGATGAAGAAAATAAATTTTTAAGAACGTTAGAACAAGGAAACAAACTTTTTAATGAAGTTAAAACAAAATATGGTACTATTTCAAAAGAACATGCCTTTCGTTTATTTGAAAGTTATGGTTTTCCAATTGAATTAATTGAAGAAGAAGCACACGAATCAGGGATTAGTGTTGATCGTGTTGGTTTTGATGAATTATTAGAAAATGCGAAAACAATTTCACGTACTAATCAAAAAGATATTAAAGCAATTCATTTACAAAGCGAACTTTTTACCAAGTTAGATGTTGCTAGTCAATTTGTTGGTTATGAAGATGAACAAGTTAATAATACAGAAATTGTCTTTATGTTTGCTGATGATAAACCAGTCACAAAATTAACTAACACAACAGGATATATCATTTTAAAAGAGACACCATTTTATGCTGAAAAAGGCGGACAAGCTGCTGATCACGGATTAATTTTAAAAGACAATACGACAGCTTATGTTATTGATGTAAAACAAGGGCCAAATAAACAGCATTTACATTTTGTCAAAGTTGAAGGGACACTTAAGATTGGAGATTTTGTCAATGCGTCAATTGACAGTGATCGTCGTTTTTATACGCGGAAAAATCATTCAGGAACACATTTAATTCATGCTGCTTTACGAGAAGTGTTAGGAAACCATGTTATGCAAACTGGTTCTTATAACGATGATGAACGTTTACGAATTGACATTACACATAATCAAGCAATTACACCAGCGGAAATTATAGATGTAGAAGTTTCTGTTACAAAAGCAATTAAGGCTGCAATTCCTTGTGAAGTTATTTATACTGATATGCAAACAGCATTAGATGTGCATCATGCTTTAGCTTTTTTTACAGAAAAATATGATGCTGAGGTTCGAATTGTTAAATTTGGTACTTATTCTTGTGAACTTTGTGGAGGAACCCATGTGACTAATTCACAAGATATTGAAGATTTACTAGTAACTGGTTTGGAATCAAAAGGAGTTGGAACATTTCGAATTAATGCTATTACCTCAAATAAAACAATTGCTAGTTATCTAAATGAACAATTTTTAAAAGAAAAAACTGAAGCAATTAATTATTTTGATAAGTATAATCAAGGTAAGAAAGCATTACTTGACCAACGTTTAGAGCAAACTTGAGAACAAATTAGTAATTTAACTGTTTCAAAAACAAACTGAAAACAGTTAAAAGAGTTAGTAGCACAATTTAAAGAAGATTTTAAACATTGACAAAAAAAATATGATAATATTTTAATTCAACAATTTGTCAAACAATATAATACCTTGTTACCACAAACTAAAAATGGAATTAATGTTTTAACTCATCAATTTACAGCAAAAGTTGATATTAATGCTTTAAAAGTGTTAATTGATGATTATAAGGTTCGATATCAAAACTTACTATTTTTTTTCGTTGATGTTAGTGATGAAAAACAATCCACATTAATTGTTGGTGTTAGTGATGATTTACACGATCGTTATCAAGCTGGAAAAATTATTCAACAATTAAATTCATTATTAGGTGGTAAAGGTGGCGGCAATAATAGTGTTGCTCAAAGTGGTTTTAACAATAAAGACAAAACTTTACTTGTTAAATTATTTGCTGACCCTCTAGAATTTTTAAAACATCATGGTTAA
- the scm1 gene encoding motility-associated protein Scm1, whose translation MALKSWLKFSTILFLAGIVIIIAGAVVPTLNQQVTALKQEIINSLSVKELNPNPLEILQGDSAYNILNFLLSYGSFQAVFSLNGFALFKFWVIDLYIFVPIFTLITVGIAIFLIVLLTNIKTTHWKWNVRLLVGKWMTKIGGFILYLSLFLGLFFIAIADSFSFVLREKLYWYNLINGQGLATWINNVKYQPNVFSILGLIINQDGLGTLFAQAPTIMQAGAVLIIFVMPLAVANVVIGLSIRIAIELLLPSSAGHRGGFVTHFMQWLGYINISSRRELRQRLGSNIGMILLMIGFIVIMIFPSFTSTTGYVRANWILLVVAIGLMIISFIPLYFMLFCLARLKEFSYNLLMFVQMLTWLVIGLLWQTLMWTIFRQYFQYPAVVIVITTFFFVNILLVSFYLLVRGYRK comes from the coding sequence ATGGCATTAAAGTCTTGATTAAAATTTAGTACTATATTATTTTTAGCAGGAATTGTAATTATTATAGCTGGAGCAGTTGTTCCAACATTAAATCAACAAGTAACAGCCTTAAAACAAGAAATTATTAATTCATTAAGCGTTAAAGAATTAAACCCTAATCCATTAGAAATTTTGCAGGGAGATAGTGCTTATAATATTTTAAATTTTTTATTATCATATGGTTCTTTTCAAGCAGTTTTTAGTTTAAATGGATTTGCTCTTTTTAAATTTTGAGTAATTGATTTATATATTTTTGTTCCTATTTTTACATTAATTACAGTTGGAATAGCAATTTTTCTTATTGTCTTACTAACAAATATAAAAACAACACATTGAAAATGAAATGTTCGTTTATTAGTTGGTAAATGAATGACAAAAATTGGTGGCTTTATTTTATATCTATCCTTATTTTTAGGATTATTTTTCATTGCCATTGCTGATAGTTTTTCTTTTGTACTGCGTGAAAAACTTTATTGATATAATTTAATTAATGGTCAAGGATTGGCAACTTGAATAAACAATGTAAAATATCAACCAAATGTGTTTTCAATATTAGGTTTAATAATTAATCAAGATGGCTTAGGAACGCTTTTTGCGCAAGCACCAACAATTATGCAAGCAGGAGCAGTATTAATTATTTTTGTGATGCCCCTTGCTGTTGCTAATGTTGTGATTGGATTATCAATTCGCATTGCAATTGAATTATTATTACCATCATCAGCAGGACACCGTGGTGGATTTGTAACTCATTTTATGCAATGATTAGGATACATTAATATTTCTTCTCGTCGGGAACTTCGTCAACGCTTAGGAAGCAACATTGGAATGATTTTATTAATGATTGGTTTTATTGTAATTATGATTTTCCCTTCCTTCACGTCAACAACGGGGTATGTTAGAGCTAACTGAATTCTTTTAGTAGTTGCAATAGGATTAATGATCATTAGTTTTATTCCCCTTTATTTTATGTTGTTTTGTTTAGCACGTTTAAAAGAATTTTCATATAATTTATTAATGTTTGTTCAAATGCTAACATGATTAGTAATTGGTTTACTTTGACAAACCTTAATGTGAACAATATTTCGTCAATATTTTCAATATCCAGCCGTTGTGATAGTAATTACAACTTTCTTCTTTGTTAATATTTTATTAGTTTCGTTTTATTTATTGGTTCGAGGATATCGAAAATAG
- a CDS encoding RelA/SpoT family protein has protein sequence MDWDIKYEEVLAQIKLYIKDEATLKEIQKAYQYAEEKHHGQVRNSGGAYIIHPLWTTFFLAQWRMGPKTLIAGLLHDVLEDTPATFEELQELFGIEIANLVEGVTKVSYFAKENRTQIKAQYLRKLYLSMAKDIRVIIVKLADRLHNLKTIGYLKPERQQIIARESLEIYSAIAHRLGMKAVKQEIEDISFKIVNPVQYNKIVSLLESSNKERENTINKKIEELKQILITEKKMSVKVYGRSKSIYSIYRKMNQFGKNFDDIHDILAVRIITNSVDDCYKVLGFVHQHYTPLNNRFKDYIATPKHNLYQSLHTTIAADDGLIFEIQIRTEEMDELAEQGVAAHWRYKEGENYDIAKKQKDIDERLDIFKRILDLENISVQERDEIQQEVYKPDYLMEQIIQNDIFSSLIYVLTPNGKVVTLPFGSTVLDFAYKIHSEIGEKTIGAKINGLFSPISTVLKSGDVVDIKTAATQKPNYSWLVVAKTSSALQKIKKYLKKELVEVTSDAKSVNLEKIKQTKAQIEEYIAKKDLKWKLVDPETQLERLHAINFNNIEDFLLDVANDEYTLEEAINLVYLDHETSQNEKILKKLQDKQYKKAQLKDDIIVQGISSIKVVISQCCLPIPYEDITGYVSKAEGIKVHLKTCRNIQSGDKQDRQVEVSWNEAVCKNKQYDCAIRIEAIDRPALLVDVTKVLSHLNAMVQMMSANVSGDLMNLTIKTIIKVSNADRLQQIRSSLLAIPDIKVVERVMM, from the coding sequence ATGGATTGAGATATTAAATACGAAGAAGTCTTAGCACAAATTAAGTTGTATATTAAAGATGAAGCAACATTAAAGGAAATTCAGAAAGCATATCAGTATGCTGAAGAAAAACACCATGGGCAAGTTCGCAATAGCGGAGGAGCCTATATTATCCATCCATTATGAACAACCTTTTTTTTGGCACAATGGCGAATGGGACCAAAAACTTTAATTGCTGGGTTATTACATGATGTTTTAGAGGATACTCCTGCTACCTTTGAAGAATTACAAGAATTATTTGGGATTGAAATCGCTAATTTAGTTGAAGGGGTAACCAAAGTTAGTTATTTTGCAAAAGAAAATCGGACACAAATTAAGGCACAATATTTACGAAAGTTATATTTATCAATGGCGAAAGATATTCGCGTAATTATTGTCAAGTTAGCTGATCGTTTACATAATTTAAAAACAATTGGTTATTTAAAACCAGAACGTCAACAAATTATTGCACGAGAAAGTTTAGAAATTTATTCAGCAATTGCTCATCGCTTAGGAATGAAAGCTGTTAAACAAGAAATTGAAGATATTAGTTTTAAAATTGTTAATCCTGTGCAATACAATAAAATTGTTTCATTATTAGAATCAAGTAATAAAGAGCGTGAGAATACTATTAATAAAAAAATTGAAGAATTAAAACAAATTTTAATTACTGAGAAAAAGATGTCTGTAAAAGTATATGGACGTAGTAAATCAATTTATTCAATTTATCGTAAAATGAATCAGTTTGGTAAAAATTTTGATGATATTCATGATATTTTAGCTGTTCGTATTATTACAAATAGTGTTGATGATTGTTATAAGGTGTTAGGTTTTGTCCATCAGCATTATACGCCATTAAATAATCGCTTTAAAGATTATATTGCTACGCCAAAACATAATTTATATCAATCTTTGCATACTACAATTGCGGCTGATGATGGTCTTATTTTTGAAATTCAAATTCGAACTGAAGAAATGGATGAATTAGCAGAACAAGGTGTAGCAGCGCATTGACGTTATAAAGAAGGGGAAAATTATGATATTGCAAAAAAACAAAAAGATATTGATGAACGATTAGATATTTTTAAACGGATTTTAGATTTAGAAAATATTTCAGTACAAGAACGAGATGAAATTCAACAAGAAGTTTATAAACCAGATTATTTAATGGAACAAATTATTCAAAATGATATTTTTTCTTCGTTAATTTATGTTTTAACACCAAATGGTAAGGTTGTAACATTACCATTTGGTTCAACTGTTCTGGACTTTGCTTATAAAATTCATTCTGAAATTGGAGAAAAAACAATTGGAGCAAAAATTAATGGTTTATTTTCACCAATTTCAACTGTTTTAAAATCAGGAGATGTGGTTGATATTAAAACAGCAGCAACTCAAAAACCAAATTATTCATGATTAGTTGTCGCAAAAACATCATCGGCGCTACAAAAAATTAAGAAGTATTTGAAAAAAGAATTAGTTGAAGTAACTAGTGATGCTAAATCAGTTAATTTAGAGAAAATTAAACAAACAAAAGCACAAATTGAAGAATATATTGCAAAAAAAGATTTAAAATGAAAATTAGTTGATCCAGAAACACAGTTAGAACGATTACATGCAATTAATTTTAATAATATTGAAGATTTTTTGTTAGATGTTGCTAATGATGAATATACTTTAGAAGAAGCAATTAATTTAGTTTATTTAGATCACGAAACAAGTCAAAATGAAAAAATTTTAAAAAAATTACAAGATAAACAATATAAAAAAGCGCAATTAAAAGATGATATCATTGTCCAAGGTATTTCAAGTATTAAAGTTGTTATTTCACAATGTTGTTTGCCAATTCCATATGAAGACATTACTGGTTATGTTTCTAAAGCTGAAGGGATTAAAGTTCATTTAAAAACTTGTCGTAATATTCAAAGCGGTGATAAGCAAGACCGCCAAGTTGAAGTTAGTTGAAATGAAGCAGTTTGTAAAAATAAACAATATGATTGTGCAATTCGAATCGAAGCAATTGATCGACCTGCCTTACTAGTTGATGTGACAAAAGTATTAAGTCATTTAAATGCAATGGTTCAAATGATGAGTGCTAATGTTTCTGGTGATTTAATGAATTTAACAATTAAAACAATTATTAAGGTTAGTAATGCTGACCGCTTGCAACAAATTCGGTCATCATTATTAGCCATTCCAGATATTAAAGTAGTAGAAAGAGTTATGATGTAA
- a CDS encoding adenine phosphoribosyltransferase: MDLKKFIVDIPNFPEPGVIFRDITPLLNNALAFKIVIKQLAAYAVAQKATVIIAPEARGFLFGPAVSFATNLRFIPVRKAGKLSRTVIDAKYNYEYSANQLEIHAGDLQPNDRVLIVDDVLASGGTARAMCQLVKQEQATIAGLAFVIDLTYLNCKKDLYSYPIKTLIEY; the protein is encoded by the coding sequence ATGGATCTAAAAAAGTTTATTGTTGATATTCCTAATTTTCCAGAACCGGGGGTTATTTTTCGTGATATTACTCCGTTATTAAATAACGCTTTGGCTTTTAAAATAGTAATTAAGCAATTAGCAGCGTATGCTGTTGCTCAAAAAGCAACAGTAATTATTGCTCCTGAAGCACGTGGTTTTTTGTTTGGCCCAGCTGTTAGTTTTGCTACCAATTTACGGTTTATTCCTGTACGAAAAGCGGGAAAATTATCCCGCACAGTTATTGATGCAAAATATAATTACGAATATTCGGCAAATCAATTAGAGATTCATGCCGGAGATTTACAACCAAATGATCGTGTGCTGATTGTTGATGATGTTTTAGCATCGGGAGGAACAGCACGTGCAATGTGTCAATTAGTTAAGCAAGAACAAGCGACAATTGCTGGTTTAGCTTTTGTGATTGATTTAACATATTTGAATTGTAAAAAAGATTTATATTCATATCCAATTAAAACTCTGATTGAATATTAA